In one window of Mesorhizobium sp. B2-1-1 DNA:
- a CDS encoding MOSC domain-containing protein gives MAAIGSVAELWRYPASSLAGERLEMIAVGTESIEGDRMFGLVDASDNEIARPDREPKWHKVPRIRTRLTGDRRLEIAIPGADWLAAPGAESDRAVSDYLGFPASIRPFGLENAPPAYAGPLTEARYRKAPIHLLTTASLARLKALHPQGTPDPRRFRPNIVIDMGAVEGTFPETEWIGRKLAVGNLLLTISEPCRRCGFTIIAQDGFDDDPAILRNLVRHNAHNLGVYCTIDRAANVKVGDGMRFA, from the coding sequence ATGGCCGCGATAGGCAGCGTTGCCGAACTCTGGCGCTATCCGGCGAGTTCGCTCGCCGGCGAACGCCTGGAGATGATCGCGGTCGGCACCGAGAGCATCGAGGGCGACCGCATGTTCGGCCTGGTCGATGCCTCCGACAATGAGATCGCCCGGCCCGATCGCGAGCCGAAGTGGCACAAGGTGCCGCGCATCCGCACCCGGTTGACGGGCGACCGCAGGCTCGAGATCGCGATTCCCGGCGCAGATTGGCTGGCGGCGCCCGGCGCCGAAAGCGACCGTGCCGTTTCCGACTATCTAGGCTTTCCGGCCTCGATCCGTCCGTTCGGCCTGGAGAACGCCCCGCCGGCCTATGCCGGCCCGTTGACCGAGGCGCGCTACCGCAAGGCGCCGATCCATCTGTTGACCACCGCCTCCCTGGCGCGCCTGAAGGCGCTGCATCCGCAAGGCACTCCTGATCCACGCCGCTTCCGTCCCAACATCGTCATCGACATGGGGGCGGTCGAAGGCACTTTCCCCGAAACCGAATGGATCGGCAGGAAGCTCGCCGTCGGCAACCTGCTGTTGACCATCTCCGAGCCGTGCCGCCGCTGCGGCTTCACCATCATCGCCCAGGACGGTTTCGACGACGATCCGGCGATCCTGCGCAATCTGGTGCGTCATAACGCGCACAATCTCGGCGTCTACTGCACCATCGACCGCGCGGCCAACGTCAAGGTCGGCGACGGGATGCGATTCGCCTGA
- the acs gene encoding acetate--CoA ligase, giving the protein MSEVHVHRVQPAWKKNALIDNDTYLKWYADSVKNPDRFWSKHGKRIDWFKPFSKVSNASFDGKVSIKWFEDGQTNVSYNCIDRHLKKRGDQTAIIWEGDNPYDDRKITYNELYAHVCRFANVLKKHGVKKGDRVTLYMPMIPEAAYAMLACTRIGAIHSVVFGGFSPDALAGRIDDCKSTIVITADEGLRGGKPIPLKENTDKAIEIAAKAGTRVEKVVVVRRTGGKIGWAPGRDVWYHEEAATVKAECKPEKMKAEDPLFILYTSGSTGKPKGVLHTTAGYLVYVSMTHQYVFDYHDGDIYWCTADVGWVTGHSYIVYGPLANGATTLMFEGVPNYPSQSRFWEVIDKHQVNIFYTAPTALRALMGAGDNHVKKASRKSLRVLGSVGEPINPEAWEWYFNIVGNAKVPIVDTWWQTETGGIMITPLPGATDLKAGSATRPFFGVKPQLVDGDGKVLEGAADGNLCITESWPGQMRTVYGDHDRFVQTYFSTYKGKYFTGDGCRRDADGYYWITGRVDDVINVSGHRMGTAEVESALVSHDKVSEAAVVGYPHDIKGQGIYCYVTLMAGETPSEDLRKELLAHVRKEIGAIATPDKIQFAPGLPKTRSGKIMRRILRKIAEDDFGALGDTSTLADPAVVDDLVANRQNKKG; this is encoded by the coding sequence ATGTCCGAGGTTCATGTCCACCGCGTTCAGCCGGCCTGGAAGAAGAATGCGCTGATCGACAACGACACCTATCTCAAATGGTACGCCGACAGCGTGAAGAATCCGGACAGGTTCTGGAGCAAGCACGGCAAGCGCATCGACTGGTTCAAACCCTTCTCCAAGGTCAGCAACGCCTCCTTCGACGGCAAGGTCTCCATCAAATGGTTCGAGGACGGCCAGACCAATGTTTCCTACAACTGCATCGACCGCCACCTGAAGAAGCGCGGCGACCAGACCGCCATCATCTGGGAAGGCGACAACCCCTACGACGACCGCAAGATCACCTACAATGAGCTCTATGCGCATGTCTGCCGCTTCGCCAACGTGCTGAAGAAGCACGGCGTCAAGAAGGGCGACCGCGTCACCCTCTATATGCCCATGATCCCGGAAGCGGCCTATGCGATGCTCGCCTGCACGCGTATCGGCGCCATCCACTCGGTCGTCTTCGGCGGCTTTTCGCCCGACGCGCTCGCCGGCCGCATCGACGATTGCAAGTCAACCATCGTCATCACCGCTGACGAGGGCCTGCGCGGCGGCAAGCCGATCCCGTTGAAGGAGAACACCGACAAGGCAATCGAGATCGCGGCAAAAGCCGGTACCAGGGTCGAAAAGGTAGTGGTGGTCCGCCGCACCGGCGGCAAGATCGGCTGGGCGCCGGGCCGCGACGTCTGGTACCACGAAGAGGCCGCGACCGTTAAGGCTGAGTGCAAGCCGGAGAAGATGAAGGCGGAGGATCCGCTGTTCATCCTCTATACGTCGGGTTCGACCGGCAAGCCGAAAGGCGTGCTGCACACCACGGCCGGTTATCTCGTCTACGTCTCGATGACGCACCAATATGTCTTCGACTATCATGATGGCGACATCTACTGGTGCACCGCCGATGTCGGCTGGGTCACCGGCCACAGCTACATCGTCTACGGGCCGCTCGCCAACGGCGCCACCACGCTGATGTTCGAGGGCGTGCCCAATTACCCCTCGCAGTCGCGCTTCTGGGAAGTCATCGACAAGCATCAGGTCAACATCTTCTACACCGCGCCGACGGCGCTGCGCGCCCTGATGGGCGCCGGCGACAACCATGTGAAAAAGGCCTCGCGCAAATCGCTGCGCGTGCTGGGCTCGGTCGGCGAACCGATCAATCCGGAGGCCTGGGAGTGGTATTTCAACATCGTCGGCAACGCCAAGGTGCCGATCGTCGACACCTGGTGGCAGACCGAGACCGGCGGCATCATGATCACGCCGCTGCCGGGCGCCACCGACCTCAAGGCCGGCTCGGCCACGCGGCCCTTCTTCGGTGTCAAGCCGCAACTGGTCGACGGCGATGGCAAGGTGCTTGAAGGAGCCGCCGACGGCAATCTGTGCATCACCGAGTCCTGGCCCGGCCAGATGCGCACCGTCTATGGCGATCACGACCGCTTCGTGCAGACCTATTTTTCGACCTACAAGGGCAAGTACTTCACCGGCGACGGCTGCCGCCGCGATGCCGACGGCTATTACTGGATCACCGGCCGCGTCGACGACGTCATCAACGTCTCCGGCCACCGCATGGGCACGGCCGAGGTCGAATCCGCATTGGTCAGCCACGACAAGGTTTCGGAAGCCGCCGTCGTCGGTTATCCCCACGACATCAAGGGCCAGGGCATCTACTGCTACGTCACCCTGATGGCCGGCGAGACGCCGAGCGAGGACTTGCGCAAGGAGCTCCTCGCCCATGTCCGCAAGGAGATCGGCGCCATTGCCACGCCCGACAAGATCCAGTTCGCACCGGGCCTGCCCAAGACCCGCTCGGGCAAGATCATGCGGCGCATCCTGCGCAAGATTGCCGAGGACGATTTCGGCGCCCTTGGCGATACCTCGACGCTCGCCGATCCGGCCGTCGTCGACGACCTCGTCGCCAACCGCCAGAACAAGAAAGGCTGA
- a CDS encoding usg protein, with protein sequence MRDQLEMDLMLRGYGLTTANILYHFPDHPHLLQSFIWQDYDIAPKFPVLIRFIEFWKTKLEGPLHSVSYTHQKLIAPNEWRKVDGEFVLH encoded by the coding sequence ATGCGCGACCAGCTTGAAATGGACCTGATGCTGCGGGGCTATGGCCTGACTACGGCCAATATCCTTTATCATTTCCCAGACCATCCGCATCTGTTGCAGAGCTTCATATGGCAGGACTACGACATCGCGCCGAAGTTTCCGGTGCTGATCCGCTTCATCGAGTTCTGGAAGACCAAGCTCGAGGGGCCGCTGCATTCGGTCAGCTACACGCACCAGAAGCTCATCGCGCCCAACGAGTGGCGCAAGGTCGACGGCGAATTCGTGCTGCATTAG
- a CDS encoding aldo/keto reductase, whose protein sequence is MDYRNLGASGLKVPVLSFGAGTFGGSGPLFGAWGNSDAREARRLVDICLEAGVNLFDTADVYSNGASEEVLGEAIKGRRDAVLISTKTSLPMGDGPADYGSSRSRLIKAVDAALKRLGTDYIDLLQLHAFDAGTPIEEVLSTLDGLVRAGKLRYVGVSNFSGWQVMKSLGLADRHGYPRYVAHQVYYSLVGRDYEWELMPLGLDQGVGALVWSPLGWGRLTGKIRRGQPLPDKSRLHDTASFGPPVEDEHLYRVMEALDAVAQETGRTVPQIAINWLLQRPTVSSVIIGARNEEQLRQNLGAVGWTLTPEQIGKLDAASEVTAPYPYFPYRRQEAFARLSPPAV, encoded by the coding sequence ATGGACTATCGAAATCTTGGCGCATCGGGCCTGAAGGTGCCGGTGCTCTCGTTCGGAGCGGGAACCTTCGGCGGTTCCGGCCCGCTGTTCGGCGCATGGGGCAACAGCGACGCCAGGGAAGCGCGGCGGCTGGTCGACATTTGCCTCGAGGCCGGCGTCAATCTGTTCGACACCGCCGATGTCTATTCGAACGGCGCCTCGGAAGAGGTGCTCGGCGAGGCGATCAAGGGCCGGCGCGATGCCGTGCTGATCTCGACCAAGACCTCGCTGCCGATGGGCGACGGGCCGGCCGACTATGGTTCCTCGCGTTCGCGGCTGATCAAGGCCGTCGACGCCGCGCTGAAGCGGCTCGGCACCGATTACATCGACCTGTTGCAACTGCACGCCTTCGATGCCGGCACGCCGATCGAGGAAGTGCTATCGACGCTGGACGGCCTCGTGCGCGCCGGCAAATTGCGCTATGTCGGGGTCTCCAATTTCTCCGGCTGGCAGGTGATGAAATCGCTCGGGCTGGCCGACAGGCACGGCTATCCGCGCTATGTCGCGCATCAGGTCTACTATTCGCTGGTCGGCCGCGACTATGAATGGGAGCTGATGCCGCTCGGCCTCGACCAGGGCGTCGGCGCGCTGGTCTGGAGCCCGCTCGGCTGGGGCCGCCTGACCGGCAAGATCCGTCGCGGCCAGCCATTGCCCGACAAAAGCCGGCTGCACGACACCGCGAGCTTCGGACCGCCGGTCGAGGACGAGCATCTCTACCGGGTCATGGAGGCCCTCGATGCGGTGGCGCAGGAGACAGGCAGGACCGTGCCGCAGATCGCCATCAACTGGCTGTTGCAGCGCCCGACCGTGTCGTCCGTCATCATCGGCGCCCGCAACGAGGAGCAGTTGCGCCAGAACCTCGGCGCCGTCGGCTGGACGTTGACGCCGGAGCAGATCGGGAAGCTCGATGCGGCAAGCGAGGTCACCGCGCCCTACCCTTATTTTCCCTACCGCCGCCAGGAGGCCTTCGCCCGGCTGAGCCCGCCGGCGGTTTGA
- a CDS encoding MFS transporter, with translation MPLALYALAAGAFGIGVTEFVIMGLLIDVSKDLGVSISAAGQLISGYALGVVIGAPLLTIATGNWPRKTVLLALMAIFTIGNLACALAPDYWTLMGARVITAFAHGTFFGVGSVVATGLVAPNKKASAIALMFTGLTIANILGVPFGTWLGQAFGWRATFWAVTAVGLAAFAVILALVPRSQATPVKSDLRADLAVLRRTPVLLGFATTVLGYAGVFAVFTYIAPLLTEISGFKEAAVSPILLVFGGGLIAGNIAGGKIADRWLVPAVLGSLVVLALVLATMSFAIHSQVLAVIYVGLLGAAAFATVAPLQMWVLEKAQGAGQSLASSFNIAAFNLGNAAGAWLGGAVIAQGLGLGSLTWVAALLPVAALAVAGLALRLDRGTALGAPVCVRS, from the coding sequence ATGCCTCTCGCTCTTTATGCTCTCGCCGCCGGCGCCTTCGGCATCGGCGTCACCGAATTCGTCATCATGGGCCTGCTCATCGACGTCAGCAAAGATCTCGGCGTCTCGATCTCGGCCGCCGGCCAACTGATTTCCGGCTATGCGCTGGGCGTCGTCATCGGAGCACCTCTGCTGACGATCGCCACCGGCAACTGGCCGCGCAAGACGGTGCTTCTGGCGCTGATGGCGATCTTCACCATTGGCAACCTGGCCTGTGCGCTGGCGCCTGATTATTGGACATTGATGGGCGCGCGCGTCATCACCGCCTTTGCCCATGGCACCTTCTTCGGCGTTGGCTCGGTGGTCGCCACCGGACTCGTCGCTCCCAACAAGAAGGCGTCGGCGATCGCGCTCATGTTCACCGGCCTGACCATCGCCAACATTCTCGGCGTTCCCTTCGGCACCTGGCTCGGCCAGGCTTTCGGCTGGCGCGCCACCTTCTGGGCGGTGACCGCGGTCGGTCTCGCGGCCTTTGCCGTCATCCTGGCACTGGTGCCGCGCAGCCAAGCAACTCCCGTGAAGAGCGACCTGCGCGCCGATCTCGCCGTGCTGCGCCGCACGCCCGTCCTGCTCGGCTTCGCCACCACCGTTCTCGGCTATGCCGGCGTCTTCGCCGTCTTCACCTACATCGCCCCGTTGCTGACCGAGATCAGCGGCTTCAAGGAAGCGGCCGTTTCGCCGATCCTGCTCGTCTTCGGCGGCGGCCTCATCGCCGGCAATATCGCCGGCGGCAAGATCGCCGACCGCTGGCTGGTGCCGGCGGTGCTCGGCAGTCTTGTGGTGCTCGCCCTGGTTCTGGCGACCATGAGCTTTGCTATCCACAGCCAGGTGTTGGCCGTGATCTATGTCGGCCTGCTGGGCGCCGCCGCCTTCGCCACCGTGGCGCCATTGCAGATGTGGGTGCTGGAAAAGGCCCAAGGTGCTGGCCAGAGCCTCGCCTCGTCCTTCAACATCGCCGCCTTCAACCTCGGCAACGCGGCCGGCGCTTGGCTCGGCGGCGCGGTCATTGCCCAAGGTCTTGGCCTGGGTTCGCTCACCTGGGTCGCCGCGCTGCTGCCGGTCGCGGCACTCGCCGTGGCGGGACTGGCCCTGCGTCTCGACCGCGGCACCGCGCTCGGCGCGCCCGTCTGCGTTCGGTCGTGA
- a CDS encoding LysR family transcriptional regulator has protein sequence MARSDINRSGEIEVFVRVVEAGSFSAAARALRMTPSAVSKLIARLEARLGARLVTRSTRKLQLTPEGTAFYDSGMRILADMDAAEREAAAGAAPRGRLRVNSYVPFGHHRLMSLLPRFLERYPEISVDAVLTDSVIDLLEERADVAIRAGPLRESRLVARKLGQSRMVLVAAPSYVEARGTPRTLADLGRHNMLAFGFARHIDGWPFVDAAGAPVIVPVVGNATLTDGEAMRRIALAGGGIARLARWHVQPDIDAGAFVPLLEEFNPGDEEATHAVYVGQGKHLPARVRAFLDFLSEAVRL, from the coding sequence ATGGCGAGATCCGACATCAACCGTTCCGGCGAGATCGAAGTGTTTGTACGCGTCGTCGAGGCGGGCAGCTTTTCGGCGGCGGCACGTGCCTTGCGCATGACCCCGTCCGCGGTGAGCAAATTGATCGCGCGGCTGGAGGCCAGGCTCGGCGCGCGGCTGGTCACCCGCTCGACGCGCAAGCTGCAACTGACGCCGGAAGGCACTGCTTTCTACGACAGCGGCATGCGCATCCTCGCCGACATGGACGCGGCCGAGCGCGAGGCGGCCGCCGGGGCGGCGCCGCGCGGCCGGTTGAGGGTCAACAGCTACGTGCCGTTCGGCCACCACCGGCTGATGTCGCTGCTGCCTCGGTTTCTGGAGCGTTATCCCGAGATTTCCGTCGACGCCGTGCTGACAGACAGCGTGATCGACCTTCTGGAGGAGCGCGCCGATGTGGCGATACGCGCCGGGCCCTTGCGCGAGTCACGGCTGGTAGCGCGCAAACTGGGGCAGAGCCGGATGGTGCTGGTCGCGGCACCCTCCTATGTCGAAGCGCGTGGGACGCCGCGCACGCTGGCCGATCTCGGGCGTCACAATATGCTGGCCTTCGGCTTTGCGCGGCATATAGACGGCTGGCCTTTTGTCGATGCGGCAGGTGCGCCGGTCATCGTCCCGGTTGTCGGAAACGCAACGCTGACCGACGGCGAGGCGATGCGGCGGATCGCGCTGGCGGGAGGCGGAATCGCTAGGCTGGCGCGCTGGCATGTCCAGCCGGACATCGACGCCGGGGCATTCGTCCCGTTGCTGGAGGAATTCAACCCAGGCGACGAGGAGGCCACCCATGCCGTCTATGTCGGCCAGGGCAAGCATCTGCCTGCGCGGGTGCGGGCTTTTCTCGATTTTCTCTCGGAGGCCGTTCGCCTCTAG
- a CDS encoding aldo/keto reductase: protein MRYNQLGNTGLFVSELCLGTMTFGAAGQNAQWGLIASLDQKGVNEIVGRSLAAGVNFFDTADVYSFGESERLLGQSLRDLGVDRSSVVVATKVHGAMGEGPNQRGSSRGHIMDSVDASLERLQLDHIDLYQLHGTDAVTPIDETLRALDDLVASGKVRYVGVSNWQAWRIAKALGIADRKGFARFETIQSYYSIAGRDLEREIVPLINEEKLGLMVWSPMAGGLLSGKYGPGAPGNGQGRRASFNFPPVNEDRAWAAVAVMREIAKKHDVSVATVALGYVLAKPFVMSVIIGASRMDQLEQNLAATNLKLDTDDLARLDEVSALPAEYPGWMLERQAAGRRPAPFVPKA, encoded by the coding sequence ATGCGTTACAACCAGCTTGGAAATACCGGCCTGTTCGTCTCCGAACTCTGCCTCGGCACCATGACCTTCGGTGCAGCCGGCCAGAATGCCCAATGGGGCCTGATCGCCAGTCTCGACCAGAAAGGCGTCAACGAGATCGTCGGCCGCTCGCTCGCCGCCGGGGTCAATTTCTTCGACACGGCCGATGTCTATTCCTTCGGCGAATCCGAGCGCCTGCTCGGCCAGTCGCTCAGGGATCTCGGCGTTGACAGGTCGAGCGTGGTCGTCGCCACCAAGGTTCACGGCGCCATGGGCGAAGGCCCGAACCAGCGCGGCTCCTCGCGCGGCCACATCATGGACTCGGTCGATGCCAGCCTGGAACGGCTGCAGCTCGATCATATCGATCTCTATCAGTTGCACGGAACCGACGCGGTGACGCCGATCGATGAGACGCTCAGGGCACTGGACGATCTCGTCGCCAGCGGCAAGGTCCGCTATGTCGGCGTATCCAACTGGCAGGCCTGGCGCATCGCCAAGGCGCTTGGCATAGCCGACCGCAAGGGCTTTGCCCGCTTCGAGACCATCCAGTCCTATTACTCGATCGCCGGTCGTGATCTCGAGCGCGAGATCGTGCCGCTGATCAACGAGGAGAAGCTCGGTCTGATGGTCTGGTCGCCGATGGCCGGCGGCCTGCTGTCCGGCAAATACGGCCCTGGTGCGCCCGGCAATGGCCAGGGCCGCCGCGCCTCCTTCAACTTCCCACCGGTCAACGAGGACCGCGCCTGGGCGGCGGTCGCGGTCATGCGCGAGATCGCCAAAAAGCATGACGTCAGCGTCGCTACCGTGGCACTAGGCTATGTCCTGGCCAAGCCCTTCGTGATGAGCGTGATCATCGGCGCCAGCCGCATGGATCAGCTCGAACAGAACCTTGCCGCCACGAACCTCAAACTTGATACCGATGATCTCGCCAGACTGGACGAGGTGAGCGCGCTGCCGGCCGAATATCCCGGCTGGATGCTGGAGCGGCAGGCGGCCGGCCGGCGGCCGGCGCCGTTCGTGCCGAAGGCCTGA
- a CDS encoding type II toxin-antitoxin system Phd/YefM family antitoxin — protein sequence MSWQLRDARNNLSKLVRQSREKGPQTITVRGQPSAVVLAVEDYERWVGAKPSLAQYLLSGPVWDDEFVEEVNRRPNTMIRAVHL from the coding sequence TTGAGCTGGCAGCTGCGGGACGCAAGAAACAACCTCTCGAAGCTGGTAAGACAGTCGCGCGAAAAAGGGCCGCAAACCATTACGGTGCGAGGGCAGCCATCTGCCGTGGTGCTAGCGGTTGAGGACTACGAACGGTGGGTTGGCGCAAAGCCCTCCCTTGCGCAATATCTTCTCTCCGGCCCCGTCTGGGATGACGAGTTTGTCGAGGAGGTCAATCGCCGCCCGAACACAATGATCCGAGCGGTCCATCTCTGA
- a CDS encoding YggS family pyridoxal phosphate-dependent enzyme, with product MDDAVQQFFAVKAQIAAAEREARRDAGAVTLVAVSKTFDAADIRPVIEAGQRVFGENRVQEAQGKWPALKEAFPDVELHLIGPLQSNKAREAVALFDVIETVDREKIAAELAKEIARQGRAPKLYVQVNTGSEPQKAGIEPRDAVTFVARCRDVHGLAIEGLMCIPPADENPGPHFALLEKLAREAGVAKLSMGMSGDYETAIAFGATSVRVGSAIFGSR from the coding sequence ATGGACGATGCCGTTCAGCAGTTTTTCGCGGTCAAGGCGCAGATCGCCGCCGCCGAGCGCGAAGCCCGGCGCGACGCTGGCGCGGTGACGCTGGTCGCCGTTTCCAAGACCTTTGACGCCGCCGACATCAGGCCCGTCATCGAGGCCGGCCAGCGCGTCTTCGGCGAGAACCGGGTGCAGGAAGCGCAGGGCAAGTGGCCGGCGCTGAAAGAGGCTTTCCCCGATGTCGAACTGCATCTGATCGGACCGCTGCAATCGAACAAAGCCAGGGAAGCCGTGGCGCTGTTCGACGTCATCGAGACGGTCGATCGCGAGAAGATCGCCGCCGAACTCGCCAAGGAGATCGCCCGACAAGGCCGGGCACCAAAGCTCTACGTCCAGGTCAACACCGGCTCCGAGCCGCAGAAGGCCGGCATCGAGCCGCGCGACGCCGTGACCTTCGTCGCCCGCTGCCGCGATGTCCACGGCCTCGCCATCGAAGGCCTGATGTGCATCCCGCCGGCGGACGAGAACCCCGGCCCGCATTTCGCCCTGCTGGAAAAATTGGCGCGGGAGGCAGGCGTCGCCAAACTGTCGATGGGCATGTCCGGCGATTACGAGACGGCCATCGCCTTCGGCGCCACCAGTGTCAGGGTCGGTTCGGCGATCTTCGGCAGTCGATAA
- the leuS gene encoding leucine--tRNA ligase, translated as MATERYNPRASEPKWQKAWADRKLFEAHNDDPRPKYYVLEMFPYPSGRIHIGHTRNYTMGDVVARYKRAKGFNVLHPMGWDAFGMPAENAAMQNKVHPKEWTYQNIATMREQLKVMGLSLDWAREFATCDVDYYHRQQMLFLDFVEKGLVTRKSSKVNWDPEDMTVLANEQVIDGRGWRSGALVEQRELTQWFFRITDFAQDLLDSLDRLDEWPEKVKLMQHNWIGRSEGLLIRWPLAAPVAGEQELEVYTTRPDTIFGASFMAVAADHPLARKAAETNPALASFIDEVRHMGTSVAALETAEKKGFDTGIRVVHPFDENWTLPVYVANFVLMDYGTGAIFGCPSGDQRDLDFANKYGLPVIPVVMPEGAEPKTFQVIEEAYVDDGVMINSRFLDGMKPERAFDEVAKLLEQKTIGNRPMAERKVNFRLRDWGISRQRYWGCPIPMIHCEDCGVVPVPKADLPVKLPDDVEFDRPGNPLDRHPTWRHVKCPQCGKDARRETDTMDTFVDSSWYFARFTAPWANEPTDPKAANEWLAVDQYIGGIEHAILHLLYSRFFTRAMRETGHLDLAEPFKGLFTQGMVVHETYRVGSASNGRWLAPTEVRLEDVDGKRRAVEIATGETAEIGSLEKMSKSKKNTVSPEDITDGYGADTARWFMLSDSPPERDVEWTDDGAAGAHRFMQRIWRLVSTAAESLAGIAPIAGGGGEAGAVSKATHKILKAVGEDIEKLAFNRAIARIYELANVLTTPLNDVAEGKADTALKGACREAVEVLVHLIAPIMPHLAEECWEALGGADLVAERPWPIFDPALVVDNEVTYPVQVNGKKRGDLTIARDADQGAVEKAVLALDFVQKALEGKAPRKVIIVPQRIVNVVA; from the coding sequence ATGGCAACCGAACGATACAATCCGCGCGCGTCAGAGCCCAAATGGCAGAAGGCCTGGGCCGACAGGAAGCTGTTCGAGGCGCACAACGATGATCCGCGCCCGAAATACTACGTGCTGGAGATGTTCCCGTATCCGTCGGGACGCATCCATATCGGGCATACGCGCAACTATACGATGGGCGACGTGGTGGCGCGCTACAAGCGGGCCAAGGGTTTCAACGTACTGCATCCGATGGGCTGGGACGCCTTCGGCATGCCGGCCGAGAACGCGGCGATGCAGAACAAGGTCCATCCCAAGGAATGGACCTATCAGAATATTGCCACCATGCGCGAGCAGCTCAAGGTCATGGGCCTGTCGCTGGACTGGGCGCGCGAATTCGCGACCTGCGATGTCGACTACTACCACCGCCAGCAGATGCTGTTCCTCGACTTTGTCGAGAAAGGCCTGGTGACGCGCAAATCCTCGAAGGTCAATTGGGATCCGGAGGACATGACGGTGCTCGCCAACGAGCAGGTCATCGACGGGCGCGGCTGGCGCTCGGGCGCGCTGGTCGAACAGCGCGAGCTGACGCAATGGTTCTTCAGGATAACCGACTTTGCGCAGGATCTCCTGGATTCGCTCGATCGCCTCGACGAATGGCCCGAGAAGGTCAAGCTGATGCAGCACAATTGGATCGGCCGTTCGGAAGGCCTGCTGATCCGCTGGCCGCTGGCGGCTCCCGTCGCCGGCGAGCAAGAGCTGGAAGTCTATACGACCAGGCCCGACACCATCTTCGGCGCCTCCTTCATGGCGGTCGCCGCCGACCATCCGCTGGCCCGGAAGGCCGCCGAGACCAATCCGGCGCTGGCGAGCTTTATTGACGAAGTCCGCCATATGGGCACTTCGGTGGCGGCGCTGGAGACGGCCGAGAAGAAGGGCTTCGACACCGGCATCCGCGTCGTGCATCCGTTCGACGAGAACTGGACGCTGCCGGTCTACGTCGCCAATTTCGTGCTGATGGACTACGGCACCGGCGCCATCTTCGGCTGCCCGTCCGGCGACCAGCGCGACCTCGACTTCGCCAACAAATACGGCCTGCCGGTGATCCCGGTGGTGATGCCGGAAGGGGCTGAGCCCAAGACCTTCCAGGTCATCGAGGAAGCCTATGTCGACGACGGCGTGATGATCAATTCGCGCTTCCTCGATGGCATGAAGCCGGAGCGGGCGTTCGACGAGGTGGCGAAGCTGCTGGAGCAGAAGACGATCGGCAACCGGCCGATGGCCGAGCGCAAGGTCAACTTCCGCCTGCGCGACTGGGGCATTTCGCGCCAGCGCTACTGGGGCTGCCCGATCCCGATGATCCATTGCGAGGATTGCGGCGTGGTGCCGGTGCCGAAGGCAGACCTGCCGGTGAAGCTGCCCGACGATGTCGAGTTCGACCGCCCAGGCAACCCGCTGGACCGCCACCCGACCTGGCGGCACGTCAAATGCCCGCAATGCGGCAAGGATGCGCGGCGCGAAACCGACACGATGGACACGTTCGTCGATTCGTCCTGGTATTTCGCCCGCTTCACCGCGCCCTGGGCGAACGAGCCGACCGACCCGAAGGCGGCGAACGAGTGGCTGGCCGTCGACCAGTATATCGGCGGCATCGAGCACGCGATCCTGCATCTGCTCTATTCGCGCTTCTTCACCCGGGCCATGCGCGAGACCGGCCATCTCGACCTGGCCGAGCCGTTCAAGGGCCTGTTCACGCAAGGCATGGTGGTGCACGAGACCTATCGCGTGGGATCGGCATCGAACGGGCGCTGGCTGGCGCCGACCGAGGTGCGGCTGGAGGACGTCGACGGCAAGCGCCGCGCCGTCGAGATCGCCACGGGCGAGACGGCGGAGATCGGCTCCCTGGAAAAGATGTCGAAGTCGAAGAAGAACACGGTCAGCCCGGAAGACATCACCGACGGCTACGGCGCCGACACCGCGCGCTGGTTCATGCTGTCGGATTCGCCGCCCGAACGCGACGTCGAATGGACCGACGATGGCGCCGCCGGCGCGCATCGCTTCATGCAGCGCATCTGGCGCCTGGTCTCGACCGCGGCCGAATCGCTGGCCGGCATCGCACCCATAGCGGGCGGTGGCGGTGAAGCCGGGGCGGTTTCCAAGGCCACGCACAAGATCCTGAAAGCGGTCGGCGAGGACATCGAGAAACTCGCATTCAACCGCGCCATCGCCCGCATCTATGAACTCGCCAACGTGCTGACCACGCCGCTCAATGACGTGGCCGAAGGCAAGGCCGATACCGCGCTCAAAGGCGCCTGCCGGGAGGCCGTGGAGGTGCTCGTGCACCTGATCGCGCCGATCATGCCGCATCTGGCCGAGGAATGCTGGGAGGCGCTCGGCGGTGCCGATCTGGTCGCCGAACGGCCGTGGCCGATCTTCGACCCGGCGCTGGTCGTTGACAATGAGGTCACCTATCCGGTCCAGGTCAACGGCAAGAAGCGCGGGGATTTGACAATTGCCCGCGACGCGGACCAAGGTGCGGTCGAAAAAGCCGTGCTCGCTCTCGACTTCGTGCAGAAGGCGCTCGAAGGCAAGGCTCCGCGCAAGGTGATCATCGTGCCGCAGAGGATCGTCAATGTCGTTGCCTGA